Part of the Oreochromis niloticus isolate F11D_XX unplaced genomic scaffold, O_niloticus_UMD_NMBU tig00006612_pilon, whole genome shotgun sequence genome is shown below.
TTCCTCTTCTAGTCTTAAATACTGCCTGCAGATTGGCCTGGATCTCCCACAGGTGAGTATAACAGGTGTACTGACGAGGGCTCCGCCCAGAGGAGGGACCACAGGGACACCATGGAAAAATCCAGATGACTCAGCCGGCCCATGACCACTTCTCATTTGAGACTTTTTTTTCAGAGAAGCTACAGCAGatccttaaacttagttacagcactttcagaaagacaccTACTGTGATGAGAGTCCTCATGTGTAATCCATTATTCTAAATGGAAAGGCTACTGTAACTGATTTTCAACAtctggatgttaaaatcacctaCAATGAGGATTTTATCAGAACTGAGCACTAAATGAGATAAAAGTATGAAAATCAGAAACTCTAAGGCCCAGATGGACGATCggtaacaacaaataaaactgtttgtttagttttctggCTTTCAAGTGAATTAAAACTACGTCTACATTTTTGGGTGATTGATGAGTGTAAGAATGCTGCCACTCTTCAGCCTGACAGTCAGGTGACTCATTAAACtcacatactcatcctgctgtaaccaggggtgggtgtgtgtgtgtgtgtgtgtgtgtgtgtgtgtgtgtgtgtgtgtgtgtgtgtgtgtaacctcCGCCCAAACTCAGGTACAACCAGTcgaactttaaaaacaacaaaatgaacaTTCTTTGGTTTTGACTCATCGCCCATCACAGCAGCAAACACAGTGATCTTATTGGCTGAGCTCTGTTGTAGGCGGTGCTCGtggattttaaatattaaactctAATTGTCCAAACAGTGTCTGTGGTTCACTTCCTTAACCATGTTTGCTGCTCTTGCAGGTGCAGCTCTGTTATGCACACACAGCCCTCCTCTCTGTTTCCAACAACacctgcagttaaaaaaaaaagagtaaaaacaaaCTGGTTGGTTCAGGTTGCAGCATTTTCATTGGTCGCTCTCTAAGGATCTGCCCTCACCTGTACTGCACCTGTATAACAACTAGGTGAGAACAAACTGAAGCACCGATCGCAGTTGTTGCTgatccagctgtgtgtgtgtcaacagTACGAGGAATCCAGTGAGTACCTGCTGTTACCTTAAACTTAGTTAAGAGACAGGTTTGCTGTCCTATCAGAACAAGAATGAGAATAAGCACAAATTAGTTTTTCAAGTCAAGGAAAAGGCAAACTTTCAGGTTTATAGAAAGATATTATTTGTAAATTAATGTTAATATTGGATGTAAAAATACTCAACAAACCCCAGGAAGAGACTTTGGTGGGCTCAGTGTTTTCTCATATAAACACGTCTTTTACCGACATTTACCGTTTTACCTTTAATGACTTACTGCCCACATGTGCTGTGTCCGTGTGCCGTCAGTAACATTACTGATAATCAATAGTATGTGTCTGCATTCCAGAATAAAAgtctttatgtttttctttctgtcaggATCAGCATGGAGGATCCAGATGATTCGTGCCCAGAAGAAATTCCTGGAGTTAAAGAAGCCCTGAAGAACAACGACACGGCCGGAGCAGCAAAAAGGATTAAAgaatatttagaaaaacaaaccaatgtCTCGTTAAATATCGCCATCACAGGAGAAAGTGGTGCAGGTAAATCCACCTTTATTAATGCCTTCAGGGGGATAAAGAACAGAGACGAGGGAGCTGCTCCTACTGGTGTCACAGAAACTATGTCAGAGGTCACACCGTACCCCCATCCAGATAATCCCAACGTCACTTTATGGGATCTTCCTGGAATCGGAACCAAAGACTTCCCAGCGAGGAAATACCTGAAGCTTGTTGGGTTTGACAAGTATGACTTCTTCCTCATCATCTCAGACACTCGCTTCAGAGAAAACGACGTGAAACTCGCTCAGAAGATtaagaagatgaagagaaatTTCTACTTTGTTCGCTCAAAGATCGACAACGATATCCGAGCCGAGGAAAGTGTTTCAGACTCCAGCAAAGAGAAAACTCTCACAAAAATCAGAGACGACTGCATTCAGCGTGAGTGAGGTCGAGTTttcaaaatcatttaaatctagtttttaatcgttttttatttttatgaaccTGATCGTGTTGACATGTTTCCTCTGTGACACAGGACTCAAAGATTTAGGCATCGAGTCTCCACGAGTCTTCCTCATGTCGAGTTTTCAGCTCCACAAGTTCGACTTCTCTCTCTTACAAGAGACCTTAGAGAGAGAGCTTCCCAAAGATAAGAGGGACACTCTGCTGTATGTCATGCCCAACGTCAACCCCGACGTCATcagcaagaagaaaaaagctttaaaggtACACTTATATCTCTTGGCCACTctgtctgcagctgctgcagctgttcCCGTTCCCGGGCTTTCTGTTGCTGTTGATGTTGCTGTGCTGATTGGTGCTGTCACACATTTTGTACATGCGTTTGGTCTCGATGTCCAATCTCTGAAGAGACTCGCTATCAGAACAGCTGTGTCATACACTGAGCTGCGTGATGTCATCATTTCACCAGTGGCTGCGAAGGAAATTACTAAAGAGCTCTTCCTGAAGGCGTTCGCCCAACTTGGAGGAGCAGCTGGATTAATTGGAGCAGAGGAAGTGTCCAGATTCATTCCCATAGTGGGAATCCCGGTAGCCATGAGCCTCTCCTTCGTCACGACCTACAGAGTTCTGAACTTTATCCTCAACCAGCTCGCTGAAGACGCTCAGAAGGTGTTAAAGAAGGCTCTGGTCTGAGCGTGGAAGTAAAAGGCAATGAAACTCAGTGAAACTGGGATTCACACATGAAACTCATTAAACCAGTCTCCTTGTACAGCTGGTCAGCTTCACACACTCAAACTTTTCTCATCATCACATAAatacagaaacaaacatcaTCATATTATTCAGATATGAACTGTGTAAAGTGTAGAAGTCTGAGTCATTGTcatgttttttcctttgtgtaAGTGCTTCCTCAGGACAGTCATCAGGAGATACGATGACCCACCTTCAACTAgttgcggcagatggctgcacttcctgggtctccttcctgttaaaggcagtttttccttccctctgtcACCAGGTCTTTGGTCACAGAGTgatgtctgattgttgggcttttctctgatTTGTAGGGACTTAACTGAACCTAATTTATCTGAGCTGTTTCTACCTTTACTCAAACATGTCTTGTTGTTTGTATatatttgtattatattttcACATCATAGCTTCCAGCATCAGAAACACTGAGTTAAACAGACTGATGTAATGTGAGAATCAGAGGTTGTTCTGTTTTTACTTGCAGCTGACTGTGATTGTGATGAGTGTTCACTGCCCTCTGGTGGTCAAAGTGAGAAACTACAATACAAATAATAACGATATGAATTATATTACTTATCACCATAACACctgtttattattaataaaatgttgttgataaataaacaTCAGTGTTAGTGTGCAGGTTAGCATCTCTCTGCGTGTTTATGCACCACTATATCATTTATAACTTACCTCAGCACTTCAGTCATCTGGTACTCTACCACCCAGAGACTGTCTcctccttcttcagcttccaCCTGACCACCTACACTCTCCCC
Proteins encoded:
- the LOC109198065 gene encoding interferon-inducible GTPase 5-like isoform X2; protein product: MEDPDDSCPEEIPGVKEALKNNDTAGAAKRIKEYLEKQTNVSLNIAITGESGAGKSTFINAFRGIKNRDEGAAPTGVTETMSEVTPYPHPDNPNVTLWDLPGIGTKDFPARKYLKLVGFDKYDFFLIISDTRFRENDVKLAQKIKKMKRNFYFVRSKIDNDIRAEESVSDSSKEKTLTKIRDDCIQHLGIESPRVFLMSSFQLHKFDFSLLQETLERELPKDKRDTLLYVMPNVNPDVISKKKKALKVHLYLLATLSAAAAAVPVPGLSVAVDVAVLIGAVTHFVHAFGLDVQSLKRLAIRTAVSYTELRDVIISPVAAKEITKELFLKAFAQLGGAAGLIGAEEVSRFIPIVGIPVAMSLSFVTTYRVLNFILNQLAEDAQKVLKKALV
- the LOC109198065 gene encoding interferon-inducible GTPase 5-like isoform X1, which produces MEDPDDSCPEEIPGVKEALKNNDTAGAAKRIKEYLEKQTNVSLNIAITGESGAGKSTFINAFRGIKNRDEGAAPTGVTETMSEVTPYPHPDNPNVTLWDLPGIGTKDFPARKYLKLVGFDKYDFFLIISDTRFRENDVKLAQKIKKMKRNFYFVRSKIDNDIRAEESVSDSSKEKTLTKIRDDCIQRLKDLGIESPRVFLMSSFQLHKFDFSLLQETLERELPKDKRDTLLYVMPNVNPDVISKKKKALKVHLYLLATLSAAAAAVPVPGLSVAVDVAVLIGAVTHFVHAFGLDVQSLKRLAIRTAVSYTELRDVIISPVAAKEITKELFLKAFAQLGGAAGLIGAEEVSRFIPIVGIPVAMSLSFVTTYRVLNFILNQLAEDAQKVLKKALV